CGTCCATCGTCAGCTTGCCATCGCGCGCCTTCTTGGCGGTGGCCACGATGGCGCGGGCGATGTCGAGAATCCCCATCTGGTCGGCGTCCTTCAGGTTCGGGACGACGAGCCCGGCATCCGACGCCACCGCGATCCCCATGTTCACGTAGTGGTGGTACTGGATGTGGTCGCCGTCGACCTTGGCGTTCACCACCGGGAAGTGCTTGAGCGCGATGCAGGCGGCCTTCACGAAGAAGGGCATCATCGAGAGCCGGACGCCGTGCTCCTTCTCGATGCGCTCCTTGATGCGCGCACGAAGCGATTCGACCGCGGTGAGGTCGATCTCGTTGAAGGTCGTGAGATGGGCGGTCGCGTGCTGGGCCTCGAGGAGGTGTTCGGCGATGCGGCGGCGGCGCGTCGACATCTTCTCGCGCGTCTCGCGCACAGCGCCGGCCGCTGGGGTCTTCGCCGCGGCGGGGGCGGGAGCGGGCGTCGCCGCGGATGGCCGCGCGGTCGGGGCGGGCGAGGTGGCGGGGGACGACACGGGTGCCGTCACGGGGGTGGCGACGGCCGGGAGGGTGGACGTCGTGGCCGCCGCGAGGTGCTCGACCACGTCGGGCTTGCTGATCACCCCGCCTCGCCCCGTCCCGGCAACCGTGGCCAGGCTGACCCCCTCTTCCGTGGCCAGGCGGCGCGCGGCGGGCGAGGCTTTCGGCTCCTCGGCGGGGTGTGCGGGGGCCGGAGCTGCAACGGCAGCTGGGGTGGGAGCGGGAGGAAGCGTCTCGGCCGCCGGGGTCGGAGCAGCGGCCGACGGTGCAGCTGCGGCGACGGCCATCGTGTCGTCCAGCTCCCCCAGGACGTCGTTGACCGCCACGACATCGCCTTCCGCCTTGGCGCGACGCACCAGGACGCCCGCTTTCAGCGCCGGAACCTCGACCGTTACCTTGTCAGTCTCGAGCTCGACCAGCGTCTCGCCCGAGGCCACATGGTCCCCTTCCTTCTTGAGCCACCGGGAGATGGTGGCTTCGACGATGGATTCTCCGAGGGGGGGGACTTTGATCGAGAGCATGTTCCTGTGCCTGCGGGCTGGTTCGGTGGCGACGAGGGGCGCCCGCCAGACGTTCGGCGGCTGGCGGTCGTGACGCCGCAATCTAACCGGGTGCCTTCACCCCCGACTACTCAACCCGGCCGTTGAACCCGGCCGCTCAACCCGGCCGTTGAACCCGGCCGCTCAACCCGGCCGTTGAACCCGGCCGCTCAACCCGGCCGCTCAACCCGGCCGCTCAATCCGGCCGCGTAACTTGGCCGCTCTACCCGGCCGCTGAACCCGATCGCTCGACCGATGCGCGCGCTGACGATATCTGCACACGGCGGCTTGGAGCAACTGGAGCTTCGCCATGACCTTCCCCGGCCGGGCCTTCGGAACCCGACCGATGTCCTGGTCTCGATGAAGGCGGCGGCCCTGAATCGCCTGGACCTCTTCATGGTCGGCGGGCTCCCGCACATCACCATCACCCCGCCGTGGATCGTGGGATCCGACGGGGCGGGGGTTGTCGAGTCGGTGGGCGCGGGGGTGACGCGGGTGAAGCCCGGCGACCATGTCGTACTGAACCCCGGACTATCCTGCCGAAAGTGTGAATATTGCCTCACCGGCGACGCCCCGCTGTGCCTGCACTACGGGATCCTGGGAGAGCACTTTCCAGGGACGATCTGCGAGGCGCTGGTGATTCCCGAGAGCAACGTGGTGGCGATTCCTCCGGGAATCCCGTTCACCGATGCCGCCGCCTTCCCGCTGGCGACGCTGACGGCGTGGCGGATGATCGTGAGCAAGGCGAAGGTGCGCGCCGAGGATGACGTCCTGATCTGGGGGATCGGGGGCGGGGTGGCGCTGGCGGCGCTGCAGATTGCCAAGGCGCGAGGGGCGCGGGTCTGGGTGACGTCGGGGAGTGACGAGAAGCTGGAGCGGGCGCGGGCGCTGGGTGCCGACGAATGCCTCAACCACGCGCGAGTCGATGTGGGGCGCGAGGTGCGCGCGCGCACCGGGAAGCGCGGCGTCGACGTGGTGATCGACAGCGTGGGGGAGAAGACGTGGGGGCAGTCGTTAGGCGCGCTCGGCAAGCGCGGGCGCCTGGTGACGTGCGGGGGGACGTCCGGGCCGATGGTGCAGACCGACGTGCGGCGCCTGTTCTGGAACCAGTGGACGATCATGGGATCGACCATGGGGAACGAGGACGAGTTTGCCGCGGCGACCGCCGAGTTCGCGGCCGGGCGCCTCCGGGCGGTGGTCGACGCGACCTTCCCGATGGACCGGGCGGCGGAGGCGTATGCGCGCCTGGCGTCGGGGCGGCAGTTCGGCAAGGTGGTGGTGGAGATCTGAACGAGAAGACGAGAAGACGAGAAGACGAGAAGACGAGAGAACGAGACGTGAGCGAGACGGCGAAGTACACGAGCCAGGAAGAGGGCGAGCTCCGGCGGGCGGTGGCCGCGGGAGAGGGGGCCACCTGCCCGCGGTGCGCGGTGGCGATGACGAAGCGCTCCATCGGCGGCGGGTCGTTCGGGCTCGGCTACGCCCGGCGCCGGGAATGGTTCCTGTGTCCGTCGTGCCACCGCTCGGTGATCTTCGACCTCAAGCGCGGGACGCGGAACTAGCCGCCATCGCGAGGATCGTGGCCGGCGCGCCGCCGACAGGCGCGGCGTTCTTCCGCCGGCCGGGCGTCGTCGACTGCGGGAGCGATGGCCCCGGCGCGCCGTGGCGTGTCAGGCCGGTGGCCCCCCCCGGAAAGAAGTGCCGATCGCGGCGCCTGCGGGGGCGCGGGCGGGGCGTGGGGTGTCGCCAGATTGCACGCTGTCGCGTGACGCGACGGCGGCGCCATGAGGCGTTAGGCAGTTTGTGCCACGGCACGGCGGGGCCGGCGCCTCCTCCCGGATTCGCGGCGCACGCTCGGCACCAGCCGTTCTCCGGGTGACGCGCGGGGTGACGCGCGTGGCCGCGCGCGGCCCCGCCCGCCATCGCGGGCGCCCGCACGTTGCGCGCGTGCACGTCATGCGTCGTGACTGAGGGCGCACAACACAGGAAGTGCGTCCGCTGAGAATGCGCTAATGCGCATCCCGACCCGTGCCTAACGATTCGTGATGAACCCCCTTGCCACTCCTGCCGGGACGGACATCCCCGTCGAGCTGCGGTTCTCGGCGGAGGAGCTCCAGCTGCTCGAGGCGCTCTCCACCCGCATCGCCCAGTCGCTCATCAACGCGATGGAGGCGAAGAGCCGGTACCTTCGCGGCCACTCCCACCGGGTGGCCTCGGCCGCCGCCGCGATCGCCGCGGAACTGGGCTTCGACGACGCCAGCATCGAGCAGGTGCGCCTCGCGGGGCGTCTCCACGACGTGGGCAAGATCGGCATTCGCGAGGACATCCTCGACAAGCCGTCGGACCTGACCCCCGAGGAGTTCGCCCACGTCCGCGAGCACGTCCGTATCGGCATGGACATCCTCGCGCCGCTCACCCATCTCGGCCCCGTCCTGGACTACGTGGCGCACCATCACGAACGGCTCGACGGGAGCGGCTATCCGCGCGGGTTGCGCGGCGATGCCATCTCGCTCGGCGGACGGATCGTGGGGGCGGCCGACGTCTTCGACGCCCTCACCTCGCCGCGCGCCTATCGCGACGCCATGACCGCCGACGAGGCCTTTGCGTACATCGCCTCCATTGGGCCGCGCGCCATCTGTCCCACGGTCCTCCCGGCGCTCGGCCGCATGGTGAAGCGGGGGCACGTCCTCGTATACCTCGAAGACGCCTGAGGCATGACGCGGCGCGGGCCCCGTGGCCGGCGCCGGTCCCCGTCCTCCCCGGGCGACGTCGGCGCCTAACGCGACACTGCGGGGCGGGGCCGTCGCTCGCCCCCGCGCCCCCATCATCCAGCGCCGGCAGGAGGGGAAGCGCCGGACGTCCGGCGAAGGGAGCCGGACGATGAGTCATTCCCGCGCGCCCCCGTCGGGGCAATCGTTGTCGTGGAACTCGGCCCATCCACCACGACCAACGAACGACTCCCATGACCTCCCCTTCCACTTCACTCGCTCACGGCGCCGTCGGCGCCAACCGCCGCAGTGTGCGGGTCCTCGCGCCCGCGACCGATCCGGTCGTCCGGCGCAACCGTGCGACGTGGGTCGCCGGCGACTTCGAGCGGATCGCCGCCGGCTACCGCAGCGGCGCGGACGACTTCGTGGGCCGGCTCGGCATCACGCGCGGCGAGCGCGTCCTCGACGTGGCCTGCGGCTCGGGGAACCTGACTCTCCCCGCCGCCCGTCGTGGCGCGGTGACCGTCGGGGTCGACATCGCCCCCAACCTCCTCGATATCGCGCGAGGGAGGGTCGCGGACGAGGGTCTCGCCATCAGCTTCGACGAGGGGAACGCCGAGGCGCTCCCGTACGACGACGGCGCCTTCGACACCGTGATCACCATGTTCGGCGCCATGTTCGCCCCTCGACCCCAACTTGCCGCAGCGGAATTGCTGCGTGTCGTGCGCCCCGCCGGACGCATCGCCATGGCCAACTGGACGCCCGCGAGCTTCGTCGGCGCCATGCTGAAGGCGCACGTGGCGATGGTCCCGCCGCCGGCGGGGATTCCCAGCACGCTGCTCTGGGGCGACGAGGCCACCGCGCGCGAGCGGCTGGCGGAATCGCGCTCCCTGTCGCTCACCCGTCGCACCATCTACCTGGAGTTCCCGGTGTCGCCGGCGGACGTGGTGCAGCTCTTCCGCGACTACTACGGCCCGACCGTCCGCACCTTCGAGGCGCTGGACGACCGCGGAAGGGCGAAGCTGTTCGCCGACCTCGTCTCCCTCTGGTCCGACGCCAACGAGGCGACGGATGGCACGACGAGGGTCGCCTCCGAATACCTGGAGGTCGTGGCCGAGCGCTGAGGCGAGCGCCCGTCGCCTCTTCCTGCACCGTGCGTTCCGCCGCACCATCCCCGGGCATATGGTTGGTCCGGACACATGCACTCGCGCCCGCATGACCGACCCCTCCGGCCTTCGCCCCTCCGCGTCCGGTCCCGCCGCCGTCGTGCACGCCGCCCTCGCGGCGGCGGGGAAGTGCCGAGTCCGTGTTCGCGGGGTATTCTCCCTGCACGCCCACCTCGCCCCCATGCTCCGCTTCCTGTCGCAATCGCTTTTCCTGCCCCTACTGGCCTGGCCCGTTGCGGTCGTCGGCCAGGCGGGCGTCGCCGGCGTGTCGCGCATCGTCGCGGTGGGCGACGTGCACGGCGACTATGGACAGTTCGTGACGATCCTGCGCCAGGCCGGGGTGATCGACGGCAAGACGCGCTGGGTCGGAGGCCGGACGCACCTGGTGCAGACGGGTGACGTCCCGGACCGCGGCCCCGATTCGCGCAAGGTGATGGAGCTGCTCATGGCGCTCGCGCCTCAGGCGCAGGGGGCCGGGGGAGCGGTGCACGCGCTGGTGGGGAACCACGAGGCGATGAACATGCTGGGCGACCTGCGCTACGTGCATCCGGGGGAGTACGCGGCCTTCCGGAGCGGGCGTGCCCGCCAGTTGCAAAGCCGCGCCTGGGAGGTGCTGTCCGACTCCGCCCGGCGCGGGGACAAGGCGTACAAGGCGCAATGGTTCGCCGAGCACCCGCTGGGCTGGGTCGAGCAGCGCATGGCGTTCGAGGGGAACGGGCGCTACGCGTCGTGGATCCGGAACAACCCGGCAGTGCTGAAGATCGACGACTACCTCTTCGTGCACGGCGGGATCGGCCCCAGGTACGTCGATTCCACGATGGCGGCCATCAATGCCCACGTGCGCGAGGCGCTGCGGGGCGACGTGTCGCCGCCAGAAGGGAACATCGCCGAAGACCCCGAAGGACCGCTCTGGTATCGGGGGCTGGCCACGGGAAGCGAAGCGGAGCTCGCCGCGCACGTGGACAGCGTGCTGGCGCGATTCGGCGTGAAGCACATCGTGATCGGTCACACCGTGACTCCCGGGACGATCCTGCCGCGGTTCGGCGGCAAGGTGATCATGATCGACGCGGGGCTCTCGGCCGCCTACGGGGGACAGCAGGCCGCGCTCGTGGTGGAGGGGGACTCGACGTTCACCCTGCACCGCGGGAAGCGCCTCCCGCTCCCGCTCGCTGGCGACCTGCTCCCCTATCTCGAGGCCGCCGCCGCACTCGACCCGGCGGGTTCGCGGCTGCGGCAGTACGTCGAGCAGCTGGCGGCGGCACGCGCACCGCACGGGCGGTAGGGGCCATCGCCGCGCCCCGTGTCTTCTGGTCGACCCCCTCCACAGGAGCGCACATGAGTTCACCGCTCGTCCGTGTTCGTTCGCTCGCCCTCGCGGCAGCGTTGGCCGCGCCGGCGGCCTGCGGGAGCTCCTCCACCGCCTCGTCCCCCGTCCTTCCGTCGGTGCAGGGCGCAACCAACCGGGAGTTCGATCTCGCGGTGGGGCAGCGTGCAACGGTCGGCGCACCCTCGGTTTTCGTCCGGTTCGACACCGTGACCGCCGACTCCCGCTGCCCCATCGACGCCCTCTGCGTGTGGGCCGGTGATGCGGCGCTTCGCTTCACCATCACGGTGGGCGATGCCCCCTCGAAGGTCGTCGACCTGCATTCCTTCATCGAACCCAGGTCCGTGACCGATGCGGGCGTCACGGTCGAGCTCCTGCGCGTGACACCGGCCACCGATTCGCGCAAGCCGATTGCCCTGAAGGACTACCGGGCACGCCTGATCGTGCGCGACGGCAACTGATGACGTGCGACGATGCGGGGGCCTGCCACGCTCGTGTCGTCGCGCAAGGCGGCGCGGCGGGGTATCGTTGGCGCTTCCGCGTCGTGGCCCCGTCGGTCCGGCGTTCGCCCACCAAGGACGCATCCCGCCCCGCATGCCCCGGTCTTCCGAAACCGTCTCGATGCTCGTCGGCCAGCACGATGCGCATCTCTGCTCCGACGCCGCGGGAGCCGGGATAGGGGGGCGCGTGCACCTCGCGGTGCTTGCCCCGTTCCTGGCGTTGCGGACCGCTGCAGCCGAGGCCGGATTCGACCTGCGCATCCTCAGCGGGTTTCGTGCGTTCGACCGCCAGCTCTCCATCTGGAACCGGAAGGTCGGGGGCGAGCTGGCCGTCCTCGATTCCGCGGCACGTCCCATCGACATCGCGAACCTCACGCCGCGCGAGCTGGCGTTCGCGATCCTGCGCTGGTCGGCGCTCCCCGGCGCCTCGCGGCACCACTGGGGGACCGACGTCGACGTCTTTGATGCGGCGGCCACCCCCGGCGGCTACGAGATCCAGCTGGTCCCGGGCGAGGTGGAGGGCGGGGGGATCTTCGCCCCACTGCACGAGTGGCTCGACGCGCGTATGGCGTCGGGCACGGCGCTCGGCTTCTTCCGGCCGTTCGACGTGGACCGCGGGGGAGTCGCGCCGGAGCGCTGGCACCTGAGCTACGCCCCGCTGGCGACGGAATTCCAGCGACTCCTCACCCCCGAGCTCCTCCGGTCGGCGATCGCCGACGCCGACATGCGACTCAAGGACGTGGTGCTCGACAATCTCGACGAGATTCACGCGCGCTTCGTCGCGAACGTGAGCGAACCGGGGTGTCCGCCCGCGCCGCGCTCCGGGGGGGGCGGGCACCGTTGACGAGCAAGCCGGAGCGGGACGCGTGCGGAACGGATACCGACCGAGCTGGCGCCGTTTCGGGCCGAGGCGTACGTTCGGCGCAGCGTCCGTCATGCGGTGGCTGGGTGTGCGAGGAGCCGTCCATCCCAATGCCGCGAACGGCATGACGCCCGTGCCCCGAAGTGCAGCCGGATTCCAGCGCAGGAGGTCAGTGTGGCGCCATCATTTCGTGTTGTGCGCGACGGACTCGTGGTCGGGGTCATCGCCTACGTCGCCGTGGCGGCGTTCTACGCCATCTTCGACGTGCTCGCCGCCAGGGGGTCGCTGTATACGCTCGACTTGCTGGGCAAGGCCGTCTTCCGGGGATTGCGCGACCCGTCGGTCCTCGAGACGCCCATGCAGCCCGATGGCGCGGCGATGGCGGCGTACAACGCGTTGCATCTGGTACTGTCGCTGGCAATCGGAGTCGTCGTGAGCTGGCTCGTCGCCATGGCGGAGCACCGTCCCGAGCACGCGCGACTCGCCGGGCTCACGGTCATCGCGGGATTCATCGTGACCATCGTTGCCGTCGGGATATTGACCGCGGGGATGCGCGCCGTCCTCCCGTGGTGGTCGATCGTGGTGGCCAACGCGTTCGCCGTCGTCCTGGCGGGCGTGTACTTCCTCCGGAGGCACCCGGGGATCTGGCGCCGCATGCTGCCGCTGGGGGGTGGCGGTTCGGCGTGAGGCTTCGCCCGCGACCGGAGTGGGGGACCATCCCCTGGCCTCCGTCCACCTACGGCCGCTCGGTCCTCGGGCTTCCGCTCGAAGTCTGGCGCCCTCGTGATCGCTGCGAGCTCCTCGTCTTCTCGGCGATCCATGGCGAGGAGCCGGAAACGACCTATGCGCTCTCGCGCGCCCTGCGGCAGCTGGCGGAGCAGCCGCAACACGCCGCCGTCGTCCTCGCGGCCAATCCCGATGGGCTCATCCGGGGAACGCGCGGCAACGCACGCGGGGTCGACCTCAATCGCAACTTCCCGACGTCCAACTGGCAATCGGCCCCCGTGACCTGCCGATCGACCATCGAGGATCCGAGCGACGTGATGCTCGCCACGGGGACGCATGCGGGGTCGGAGCCGGAGGTCCAGGCGCTCCTCTCGCTGGTGGGTGAGCTGCAGCCCGACGCGGTGGTGGCGCTGCACGCCCCGCTGGCCTGCATCGACGACGCCAACGACAGTGCGCTGGGCAGGCGCCTCGCCGCGCGGACGGGGATGCCGCTCGTGCGCGACGTCGGCTACCCGACGCCGGGGTCGTTCGGCTCGTGGGGCGGCGAGAACGGGGTGCCGGTCATCACCTACGAATTCCCACTCGCCGCGACCGAGGTGCTCATGCGCGAGCATGTACCGGTGCTCGTGGAGCTCCTGGCGGGATCGCTCCCATGACGCTCAACTACATCTGGCTCGCCTTCTTCCTCATCGCCCTCGTGGTGGGGGCGGTGAAGCTCGTCTTCCTCGGCGACACGGCGGTCTTCACGTCGATGGTCCAGGCCACCTTCGACTCGGCCAAGACCGGGTTCGAGATCTCGTTGGGGCTGACGGGAGTCCTGACGCTCTGGCTGGGGCTGATGAAGGTGGGAGAGCGGGGCGGGGCGATCGGGGCGATGGCCACGGTGGTCCGCCCCTTCTTCCGGCGCCTCTTCCCCGAGATCCCGTCGGATCACCCGGCGATCGGCTCGATCATCATGAACTTCGCCGCCAACATGCTGGGGCTCGACAACGCGGCCACGCCGCTGGGGCTCAAGGCGATGAACGAGCTGCAGGAGCTGAACCCGGACAAGGAGACGGCGACCAACGCCCAGATCATGTTCCTGGTCCTCAACACCTCGGGGCTGACGGTGATCCCGATCAGCATCATGGTGTACCGGGCGGAATTGGGGGCGGCGAACCCGTCGGACGTCTTCCTCCCCATCCTCATCACCACGTATTTCGCCACGCTGGTGGCCCTCGTCGCGACGGCGGCGGTGCAGCGCATCAACCTGTTCGACCGGGTCATCATGGCGTACCTGGTCGGCGTCACCGGGCTGGTCGCGGCGACGACGTGGTACTTCACGGGAATCCCGCAGGAGCAGGTGCAGGCCATCTCGAACGTCGTGGCCAACGTCATCCTCTACGGCGTCATCTCGTCGTTCCTGGTCATGGCGATGCTGCGCAAGGTGAACGCGTACGAGGCGTTCATCGAGGGGGGAAAGGAGGGGTTCACCGTCGCCATCCGGATCATCCCGTATCTCGTGGCGATCCTCGTCGCCATCGGTGTCTTTCGCGCCTCGGGGACGCTCGACCTCCTGGTGCAGGGGCTCAGCCGGGTGCTCGAGGCGATGGGGCTCCGCAGCGACCTCGTGCCGGCCCTCCCCACGGCGCTCATGAAACCGCTGAGCGGGAGCGGGGCGCGGGGGATGATGGTCGACGCCATGAAGACCTACGGCGCCGATTCCTTCGTCGGCCGCCTCTCGTCGACCTTCCAGGGGGCGACCGACACGACGTTCTACATCCTCGCGCTCTATTTCGGCGCGGTCGGGGTACGAAAGACCCGGAACGCCGTCGCCCTCGGACTCCTCGCCGACCTGGCAGGGGTCGTGGCGGCCATCTTCGTGGCATACATCTTCTGGGGGTGATCCCCCGTGTCGGCAGACGTGACATCACCTAACGAATCCGGCGGCGGCAATGCCGCAGGTGCAGGTGCAGGTGCAAGCGACGACGGCGCGATCGTGACCGACGTCGCCCCGGGCGCGATACGCCGCATCCACCTGATCGGCGTCGCCGGGACGGGGATGGGGGCATTCGCGGGGATGCTCAAGGCGGCCGGCTACACGGTCACCGGCAGCGACGAGAACGTCTACCCTCCCATGAGCGACATGCTGCGGGAGTGGGGGATCGAGGTCTACACACCGTATGCGCCCGCGAACCTCGACCGCGCCCGTCCGGACCTCGTCATCATCGGGAACGTCATCCGGCGGGTGAACCCGGAGGCGACGGCGGTGCGCGAGCGCCGC
This genomic stretch from Gemmatimonadetes bacterium SCN 70-22 harbors:
- a CDS encoding dihydrolipoamide succinyltransferase; the encoded protein is MLSIKVPPLGESIVEATISRWLKKEGDHVASGETLVELETDKVTVEVPALKAGVLVRRAKAEGDVVAVNDVLGELDDTMAVAAAAPSAAAPTPAAETLPPAPTPAAVAAPAPAHPAEEPKASPAARRLATEEGVSLATVAGTGRGGVISKPDVVEHLAAATTSTLPAVATPVTAPVSSPATSPAPTARPSAATPAPAPAAAKTPAAGAVRETREKMSTRRRRIAEHLLEAQHATAHLTTFNEIDLTAVESLRARIKERIEKEHGVRLSMMPFFVKAACIALKHFPVVNAKVDGDHIQYHHYVNMGIAVASDAGLVVPNLKDADQMGILDIARAIVATAKKARDGKLTMDDLTGGTFTITNGGVFGSLISTPIINFPQAGILGLHKVQERPMVVNGEIVPRPMMYVALSYDHRIIDGQQAVLFLVKLKELMEDPALMVVE
- a CDS encoding ubiquinone biosynthesis methyltransferase UbiE, with product MRVLAPATDPVVRRNRATWVAGDFERIAAGYRSGADDFVGRLGITRGERVLDVACGSGNLTLPAARRGAVTVGVDIAPNLLDIARGRVADEGLAISFDEGNAEALPYDDGAFDTVITMFGAMFAPRPQLAAAELLRVVRPAGRIAMANWTPASFVGAMLKAHVAMVPPPAGIPSTLLWGDEATARERLAESRSLSLTRRTIYLEFPVSPADVVQLFRDYYGPTVRTFEALDDRGRAKLFADLVSLWSDANEATDGTTRVASEYLEVVAER